The following nucleotide sequence is from Halorussus caseinilyticus.
TGAACTCGGCCGGATAGAACAGCGCCGCGTGGCCGCGTTGGAGTCCGACGACGGCGGTTCCAACGCCGCGACCTACGGGGGTGCGCTAGGTGCGCTGGCGCTCGGAGGCCTGCTGGCGTACCTGATACTCTTCTCGGGCGGCGCGCCCGGAATCGGCGGCACCGACGGCAGTAGTTCGGGTAGCGGAGACGGTCCCTCGGCGGTGGGGTCGGTCCACTACCACGGAACCATCGACGCGACCGTCGGCGGCCAACCGCTCGACTTCGGTCGCCAGCGGTTCCAACTCCAAGCCGACGCCTTCCACTTCGAGAACGGCGACGGCCAGCGGTGGCACGTCCACGCCGAGGAGGTGACGCTGGCCTACGCGATGGGGACCCTCGGCATCGACGTGACGAACGAAACCGTCGCCTACGACGGGACGACCTACGGCGACGACCCGAACGAAACGGCCGTCGTGCGGGTCAACGGCGACCCGGTGAACCCCTCGGAGTACGTGCTTCGGAAGGGCGACCACGTTCGCATCGCGGCGAACGCCTCGGGATAGCGGTGCAATCAGTCGAGCGGGTCGGGCGACGGCGGGACCCGACGCTTGTGTTCGCTCCGCGCGTGCATCTCGCTGACCCGACGGACTTCCTCCTCGGTCACACCATCGACCTGCCGAGCGGTCGCCGAGACGGAGAGCGGACCGTCGATGTGAAGCGCGAGGATAGCGTCTAAGGTGTCGTAGTCGATGCCCATCTCCTCCTCGTCGGTCTGGCCCGCCCAGAGTCCGGCGGTGGGTTGCTTCTCGACCAGTTCGTCGGGGACGCCGAGGTGGGCGGCCAACTGCCGGACCTGCTGTTTGTAGAGGTTGCCGACGGGGTGGCAATCGACCGCGCCGTCGCCGTACTTGGTGAAGTAACCGACCAACGCCTCGCTCCGGTTGCCGGTCCCGAGGACCAGCGCGCCCTCGTGGTTGGCGACGAGGTAGTTGAGGACCGCCCGCGTGCGAGCGCGAGCGTTGCCGACCGCGAGTTGGTCGTCCTCGGCCTCCGAGTAGGCGTCGAGGAGTTTGTCCACGATGGGGTTTATCTCGAACACGTCGTAGGGGATTTCCAGCTCCTGTGCGACCCACTCGGCGTCGGTCATGTTCTCCTCGCGGCTTACCGCGCCCGGCATCACCAGACCGTGGAGGTTCTCCTCGCCGAGGGCTTCGACCGCGAGGTAGGCCGTGAGCGTGCTGTCGATACCTCCCGAGAGTCCGAGGACCGCCTGTTCGGTCCCGGCGTCCGCGGCGGTGTCGCGGATGAACTGGACGAGGTGTTCCCGGTGAGCTTCGAGTTCCGACTCGGAGAGTCGCAGGTCTATCATGTCCGACGGTAGGGTCCGCGACGACTAAAAGACGTGCGACAGGCCGGAATTTCTGGACGAATGGGCAGGTCTACGGCCGTCGAAGGGCAGGGGTGAAGCGCTACGTTGAAGTGCTGGCGGGAAGAAAAGGCGGACGGAGTTGCGACGTGCGCCGGTGGTAAGAAAACGCGCCGCGTTTTCGAGCCTCGGCGTACGAGTGAGTGCAACGAACGCAGTGCGCCGGTGTCTTGCCGAACGAAGTGAGGCAAGGCTCGGCGCGTAAGCGAACGAAGTGAGCGCAACGCGCCGGTGGTCTAGTGGTAGGACATGAGCTTCCCAAGCTCATAGCCCGGGTTCAATTCCCGGTCGGCGCACTTCTCAAGGCTTCTATCGACGGTTTTGCCAGAAGAACACTAGTAACCGACACATCCCCACCGAGGACAACACCATAGACAATTTACGCCACTGAATCGGTCAAACTACATACCTCTACGATTGGTGTCGAAGTATGGAATTTCCGAAGGCCAGCGAAGACTTACTCCCGGACCTCTATGAGCGACTAGACGAAGCGAACGAGACCGCAGAATCCGTCCTCCGGAAGCAGTTCTGGATAGAGAACAAGGGGAACGCTCGAGTAGTAGTCTTTGGAGAAGCGACGAAAGACGATTTTCTCGAAGCGATGCACGAAGCCCCCGAAATCATGGTCCCGTTTTTCATGAAAATAAGCGGATTACCGAGTCGGGAATTTGAACGAGTTTACGGGGTAAAAAGTGTCGATGCAATAAAAACGTGGACTCAAAAGGACCTACGAGAGTCCCAAAAAGGCGAGGTGTTTGCGGAAGCCCTTACGCAAGTTCTTCCGGACCGTTTATACCTTGAAACGTGTTTATACACGTTTTACCTGCTCTGGGAGAACGACCAGCGTCGCCATCAGCGAGCAAAATACGAACAGGTCGTTCGAGAACGACTCGAGGACGCCGGGTTTCCAAACCGGAAAGGTGAGGATTTGGCCGGGAAACCAGATATAGTTCTCCCACCTGACAAGCCCTTCAAAGCACTTGGAGAAGTCCGGGACATGCATCGGAAAGACTTCCGAAAACGTAACAAGAACTTCGATAGCGAAGCGCGGCGCGCAAAGGAGAACTTTCCCGACGCGAAGTTCGTCGTCGTGGCAAAGTTCCCGAAACATCAAATAGATAATAATAGGCGCGAACTGCGGGACATGGTACTTGACCTGAATCCGGACGACATCGACGCGGTAATCTTTCCGGATGAGTTCGACCGACTCTACGAATTACTCGAAGAATGGGGCATCTCTCGGTCAACACCGACTAAACAAACGGAACTGTAGATTCCTCCTCCCCCTCGAGTTTTATATATCTTTAAATAGTATCGTCTAAGTACGTCGTTGTAGATGAAGGGCCACGTTCCGACGCACGCCGAACTCGCCGACCGGATGGTAGCGAAACTCTTTGAGAAGCGACTGCCGCGAGACGGCGATAGAATACTCTACCCCGGAATCGGTACTGGTCCGTTCGCTCTCGCCGTCAGTCAGTTCTGCAACGAACACGACGTACCTGAACCGGCAGGCGTCGGAATCGAACTCGACCCTGACCGTATCGAAACGGCACGTGACCGCTTGCAGGACGCGAACGTCGAGATAGAGAGGCGGGAGTTTCTCCGGGAACTCTCAAATCTCGGTGAATTCCGGTATGTCGTCGGTAATCCACCTTACGTTCCAATCGAAGGTCTCGACGAAGAGGAAAAGGAACGATACAGAGCGCAGTTCGATGTTGCAAACGGCCGTTTCGACCTCTTCGCGTTGTTCTTCGAACAGGCACTCGGTGTACTTGCCGATGATGGCCGACTCGTCTTCGTGACTCCGGAAAAGTTCGAGTACACGGAAGCGACGACTCCGCTCCGTCGATTGATGACGGAGTACCACGTCGAAGAGATAGAACACTTGCAGGAGGATGCGTTTGACGGGCACATCACGTTTCCGACGGTCACGACGATTCAGAACCGGAGCGGCGACGAAACTCGAATCGTTCGGCGCGACGGTACGGAAGACACTGTAGTTCTGCCGACCGACGGAGGGAGTTGGGCAAGCACGCTTCGAGAGACAAGAAGCGAGACGCTGGAGAGCGACGTGACTCTCGGCGAAGTGACCGAACGGATTTCGTGCGGCGTTGCGACAGGAGCGGATAGCGTGTTCGTCACGGACGAAAGCGAGGTACCGCCGCAACTGGACGACTGGACGTATCCGACCACGAGCGGCCGACAACTCCGCATCAACGACGGGCCGTACTCGAATCAAGTGTTTATTTGCCCGTATAATGAAGATGGTCGATTACCACCCGAAGACGAACTCGGTGCGTTCGGCGATTGGGCAGAGATGCACCGAGACCGACTCGAAGACAGGTCGTGTGTCGAAAAAGGAAAGCAAGTCTGGTACGGATGGCACGAGAACCCACCGCTACAGGACATTCTCCAGCCGAAAATAGTCTGCAAAGACGTAGCTGACGAACCAGCATTCTGGGCAGACCGAGAAGGCAGTGTCGTTCCCCGTCATAGCGTGTATTATCTCGTTCCAGCCGACCACGTAGACCTAAAGGAAATGTTAGACTATCTGAACAGTGAACCAGCGCGAGCGTGGATTGAGTCCCACGCACAAAAGGCACACAACGACTTCTATCGACTTCAATCGAAGATGCTGACGGACCTCCCCGTTCCCGAGGAGTGGGGAAAATCCTACCAAACGACGCTCGTCTGACCGCTCAAATCACCACGAACCCGAGATACACCTCGCCCGACTCGGAGACGTGGACCGAGAGCGCGTGGTCGGGGTCGCGCACCTCGGTGTCCCACCGTTCGGTCGCCGTCGCGTCACCGACTCGGACCGTCGCCTCGTACGCGCCAGCGTGCGGGAAAACGAAGTCAAACTCGCGGGACTCGTTCGGTGCGAGTCGAACCGACTCGTCGAACGCCACGGCCGAGTCGTTGGCGGCGACGATGCGGACCGTGACGTTCCGGGCCGTCGCGCCAGCGTTCGAGACTCGCATCTCGTAGCCCACGTCTCGGTTGTACGTCGCGGTGTTCGCCCCCGACGTGGTGACGTTCGTCCCGTTCGTCGCGGTGGCGTTCGTCAGCGCAGTCGCGTCTCCGGTGGTCGGTGTCGGTGCGCTTCCGGCGGTCGAAACCGTACTGCTTCCGGTGGTGGTCTGGTTCGACGGCGGCGCGGCTATCACTCGCTCGGAGTTCGCAGTCACCTCGGTCGTCTCGTCGGTACCCTCACCCTCTGCGAACGGCCCACTGCACCCGGCGACGAGAACGCAGGCGACGAGTGCAACGGCTGCTATCCGCTTCGACATCTACACTTCGTACGGGTAGTTCCGGCAAGTGCCTTGTGGAGTGAGTGCCCCGCTAGACGGGACGCGCGCCGGGATTCCCGGCGCGCGTCCCCTCGGCCGTCGCCGGTGCGTCGATAAGTCTCCCGGCGCAGAGAAATCTTTAGATTGCTAAAACATGTTTCTACAATTCTTTAGGAACGATAGATATGTCTTAGAAGCGGTGAACGACCGGGGACGGCGGACGCGCGGCGAGTCACCGGAAGCCGTCTTCGACCAGTGCCAGCACCTCGGCGGTTTCGCGCTCGCCGAACCGCATCGGCCGTCGCCACCACGGTCCCTTCCCGGAGTCGCTCGACAGGTCGGTCACGACGCGGTTCGCGTCGGCACCCTTCTCGGAGGCGCTCAGCGGAACCGCCGTCTCGTAGAGACCCGACTCCTCGTCGTCGCCCGCCAGCAGAACCGCGGCGTCGAACTCCTCGCGCTTGACGTGGGCGTTGTTCCGAAAGGTCGCGCGCTCGCTCTCGGGGAGGTCCGTGTACTCCTCGCGCGCCACGGGGTCGCGCGCGAGGCGGAAATGTCCGACGAGGTACGCGCCCCAGTCCGGCGCAATCCACCCTCGCTCGGGGTCGCCGCGGGTCGTGAGCGTGGCGTAGAACAGCGCGTAGTCGCCCTCGCGCAGGTCGAGCAGTGGCCGGGCCTTCACGCCGTGGGGGTCGCCGTAGGTGTAGGCTTCGCACTCGGGGTACTCGGCGAACTCGGGGTCCAGATGAACCGGCGCGTCGGCGCTCCCGGCGGGCAGGTCGGTGTCGAGGTCCAAGTCGGCGTAGGTCGGAACCGACTCGCTGGTCGGTTCCTCCTCTGGAATCGGCACGTACTCGAAGGACCCGTCGGGGTAGACGGGTCCGCGGACGCCGGGCGCGTTGGTGTTGGCTCCGACGTTGATGGCGACGGCACGGGGCATTCAGATGTCGAATCGGGTGCTATCGAGAAAGGCGTGTCGTTACTCTTGTTGAACTGAACTTCTATTTGCTTCAATACTGGCGCGCCTACACGCTCTTATTGAAGCTATTTGTTATTCGGTTGAATAAGGCTGAGCCGTAGCCCGTGTTATTCAAGCTATACGCATAACAGTTCAATATGAAGGCGGATGATGACAGATATATGAATATCGAACAGTTTCAGTCTGCTACGACCCCCGGCGAGCTGGTAAATTCGGATGGGAGGATGGCATTCAAACCCGCTCCGCTTCCTCCGACAATCGAAATTGAAGGAGAGTTACTCGACGTTTTTACAGAAGCAACGACCAACGTAGGACAATTGAGTGGTATTGGCAGCCGGGTCGAAAATCCGAGTATGCTTATCAGTCCGTTCATCTACAAAGAGGCGGTCATTTCTTCGGAAATCGAGGGGACACGAGTAACACTATCGGACGTTTACGAGTACGAAGCAGGACAGGACGACCCTGACGGCCCAAATCGAAACCGAGTGTTTCGGGCGAAGGAAGTCTTCAAAGTGATAGAGAAGCCGGTAGACGAGCTAAAGTACAGCCTCTGACTGTCGCTAGTGGAATTGTCCGTACCTCGCTACCGCGCCGCCATCGGACTCACGCAGTTGCGACAGTAGGTGTACCCGGTGTCGTTCTCCGCGCCGCACCGCGGGCACACCACCACCGACGGGTCGTCGCTCTGCGACCGGTCGTCGAAGTCCCGAATCTCCTCGACGGGAGCGGGTTCCCGGTTCGGCGGTGTCGAGCGGAACAGCGGTGCGTCCTCGTCGCTCCGGAGGTATCGGTAGATGAGTAACTGGAGCAGGGAAAACAGGAGGACGTACAGCACTATCCATCCCCAAACGCCCATGTCATGGTATACAATGTCATGGTACTTTGCTCTTCTGACGGCCCCGACAGATACGGGGTGGCTGTCGGACCCAGACCAGCAACCCTTAATTCGGCGAGGCGACAGGCACGAACATGGAGCGACGACGGCGGATGCGGTATCTCGGGTGGGGAGTGTTGCTGTTGGCGCTGGCGTTCGGCGCGCAGGGACTGGCCGCGAACGAGGGCGTCACGGCCACCTCGGACGCCGGAGGTCCCTACGAGGGCCACACCCTCGTCAGCGTCCAGAGCTACGGCTTGGACGGGAAACTGCTCGAACTGAACGAGGACAACGAAGTCGTCTGGAAGTTCGACCCGCCGAAATCGCGGGTGTTCGACGCCGAACAGTTGGAGAACGGAAACTTCCTCGTGGCGGTGACGACCAAGCTTTCGCCCGAGAAGTGCCCCGACGACCAGTTGGTCGTCGCCTCGGACCAGTGTATCGAGGCCCGCGTGGTCGAACTTGACTACGAGACGAAGGAGGTCGTCTGGGAGTATTCGTGGTACGACGAGTACATCACTCACCACGAGGTCCACGACGTGGACCGCCTCGAAAACGGCAACACCGCAATCGTGGACATGGGCAACGACCGGGCGTTCGTCGTGAACG
It contains:
- a CDS encoding NAD+ synthase is translated as MIDLRLSESELEAHREHLVQFIRDTAADAGTEQAVLGLSGGIDSTLTAYLAVEALGEENLHGLVMPGAVSREENMTDAEWVAQELEIPYDVFEINPIVDKLLDAYSEAEDDQLAVGNARARTRAVLNYLVANHEGALVLGTGNRSEALVGYFTKYGDGAVDCHPVGNLYKQQVRQLAAHLGVPDELVEKQPTAGLWAGQTDEEEMGIDYDTLDAILALHIDGPLSVSATARQVDGVTEEEVRRVSEMHARSEHKRRVPPSPDPLD
- a CDS encoding Eco57I restriction-modification methylase domain-containing protein; protein product: MKGHVPTHAELADRMVAKLFEKRLPRDGDRILYPGIGTGPFALAVSQFCNEHDVPEPAGVGIELDPDRIETARDRLQDANVEIERREFLRELSNLGEFRYVVGNPPYVPIEGLDEEEKERYRAQFDVANGRFDLFALFFEQALGVLADDGRLVFVTPEKFEYTEATTPLRRLMTEYHVEEIEHLQEDAFDGHITFPTVTTIQNRSGDETRIVRRDGTEDTVVLPTDGGSWASTLRETRSETLESDVTLGEVTERISCGVATGADSVFVTDESEVPPQLDDWTYPTTSGRQLRINDGPYSNQVFICPYNEDGRLPPEDELGAFGDWAEMHRDRLEDRSCVEKGKQVWYGWHENPPLQDILQPKIVCKDVADEPAFWADREGSVVPRHSVYYLVPADHVDLKEMLDYLNSEPARAWIESHAQKAHNDFYRLQSKMLTDLPVPEEWGKSYQTTLV
- a CDS encoding Fic/DOC family N-terminal domain-containing protein, whose amino-acid sequence is MKADDDRYMNIEQFQSATTPGELVNSDGRMAFKPAPLPPTIEIEGELLDVFTEATTNVGQLSGIGSRVENPSMLISPFIYKEAVISSEIEGTRVTLSDVYEYEAGQDDPDGPNRNRVFRAKEVFKVIEKPVDELKYSL
- a CDS encoding DUF7577 domain-containing protein — encoded protein: MGVWGWIVLYVLLFSLLQLLIYRYLRSDEDAPLFRSTPPNREPAPVEEIRDFDDRSQSDDPSVVVCPRCGAENDTGYTYCRNCVSPMAAR